The following are encoded in a window of Castanea sativa cultivar Marrone di Chiusa Pesio chromosome 5, ASM4071231v1 genomic DNA:
- the LOC142636207 gene encoding pleiotropic drug resistance protein 1-like: MESGDLYNAGNSFRRSSSSTWRSGGVEAYSKSSRDEDEEEALKWAALEKLPTFNRLKKGLLTTQEGETSEIDIHNLGLHERKILIDRLIPEADNEKFLLQLRNRIDRVGIDVPTIEVRFEHLSVEAETHVGSRALPTLFSFIFNILEGVLSYVHILPSKKKHLSILQDVSGIIKPGRMALLLGPPSSGKTTLLLALAGKLDPTLKCSGRVTYNGHDLREFISQRTAAYISQHDLHIAEMTVRETLAFSARCQGVGWRQEMLAELSRREKAANIMPDPDMDIFMKGVSTEGQETSIMTDYVLKVLGLEVCADTMVGDQMVRGISGGQKKRVTTGEMLVGPAKALFMDEISTGLDSSTTFQIVNSIKQNIHILHGTAVISLLQPAPETYDLFDDIILLSDGQIVYQGPREHVLEFFESMGFKCPERKGVADFLQEVTSHKDQKQYWARENEPYRIVTVNEFVEAFESFHVRRGIQDELAIPFDKSKSHPAALTTQKYGVRNEELLKACFSRELLLMKRNSFVYIFKFIQLTIVALIASTLFLRTNMHRDSVEDGGIYAGALFFSVIVTLFNGLAELSMTIARLPVFYKQRDLLFYPPWAYALPAWILKIPISCIEAAVWVFITYFIIGFDPNVGRLFREYLLVALVTQMASALFRSIAAMGRSMVVANTFGSCALLTLFALGGFVLSRADIKKWWIWGYWISPLMYAQNAIVVNEFLGKSWSKVLANSTETLGVAVLKSRGFFTHAYWYWIGVGAMVGFVLLFNICFTLAVTYLNPFGKPQAIKTEESESTEHNDRTEEGTQLRQRRNNSTHDTEIEYGDEIRTGSTLSNSSSLVIDTAVEAIKSRQKGMVLPFEPHSITFDEVIYSVDMPQEMKSQGVLGDKLVLLEGVSGAFRPGTLTALMGVSGAGKTTLMDVLAGRKTGGYTEGNITISGYPKKQETFARICGYCEQNDIHSPHVTVYESLVYSAWLRLSSEVHFETRQMFIEEVMELVELKPLRQAIVGLPGVSGLSTEQRKRLTIAVELVANPSIIFMDEPTSGLDARAAAIVMRTVRNTVDTGRTVVCTIHQPSIDIFEAFDELFLMKRGGQEIYVGPLGRHSHHLIKYFEGIQGVSKIKDGYNPATWMLEITSSAHEADLGVDFAQIFKNSELYRRNKALIKELSTPAPNSKDLYFPTKYSRSFFIQCFACLWKQHWSYYRNTHYTAVKIFFTAFVALLFGTMFWDLGSKISKQQDLFNAMGSMYAAVIFLGVQNASTVQPVVAIERVVFYRERAAGMYSALPYAIAQVMIELPYVFVQAVVYGVIVYSMIGFQWTVAKFFWYLFFMYFTLLYYTFYGMMSVAVTPTHQIASIVSAAFYGIWNLFSGFVIPRTRIPVWWRWYCWICPTAWTLYGLIASQFGDLKNKLDTGLTVGDFVESYFGYRHDFLGVVAAVVVGFAVFFAFNFAFAIRTLNFQKR; the protein is encoded by the exons ATGGAGAGTGGTGACCTTTATAATGCGGGAAATAGTTTTAGAAGAAGCAGTTCTTCTACGTGGAGGAGTGGTGGCGTGGAAGCTTACTCGAAATCTTCAcgagatgaagatgaagaagaagctCTTAAATGGGCTGCACTTGAAAAGCTTCCTACTTTCAACCGGTTAAAGAAAGGTTTACTAACTACACAGGAAGGCGAGACCAGTGAAATCGATATACATAATCTTGGACTTCATGAAAGGAAGATTTTGATTGATAGGTTGATCCCCGAGGCGGACAATGAGAAGTTCTTGTTGCAGCTCAGGAACCGCATAGATAG AGTTGGAATTGATGTTCCCACAATTGAAGTTCGCTTTGAGCATCTAAGTGTAGAAGCAGAAACCCATGTTGGGAGCAGAGCTTTGCCTACACTTTTTAGCTTCATTTTTAACATATTGGAG GGTGTCTTGAGTTATGTCCATATTCTTCCAAGTAAAAAGAAGCATTTGTCCATTCTTCAAGATGTTAGTGGAATCATTAAGCCTGGCAG AATGGCATTGCTATTAGGCCCTCCAAGTTCCGGGAAGACCACGCTCTTATTAGCTTTGGCTGGAAAGCTTGATCCAACTTTAAAG TGCTCAGGAAGGGTGACTTATAATGGCCATGACCTGCGCGAGTTTATATCCCAGAGAACTGCTGCCTACATCAGTCAACATGATCTCCATATTGCAGAAATGACTGTGAGGGAAACATTGGCCTTTTCTGCAAGATGCCAGGGAGTCGGATGGCGTCAGG AGATGCTAGCAGAGTTGTCTAGAAGAGAGAAAGCAGCCAATATTATGCCTGATCCAGATATGGACATCTTCATGAAG GGTGTATCAACTGAAGGCCAGGAGACAAGCATCATGACAGATTATGTTCTAAAG GTTTTGGGATTGGAAGTGTGCGCAGATACCATGGTTGGGGATCAAATGGTAAGGGGCATCTCAGGAGGACAAAAGAAGCGTGTTACAACAG GTGAGATGCTGGTTGGACCAGCCAAAGCCCTGTTTATGGATGAGATATCTACTGGGTTGGACAGCTCAACAACTTTTCAAATAGTGAATTCAATCAAGCAAAACATTCACATTCTCCATGGAACTGCTGTCATCTCACTCCTTCAGCCAGCACCAGAGACTTATGATCTTTTTGATGATATAATTCTCCTCTCTGATGGCCAAATTGTGTACCAGGGTCCCCGTGAACATGTTCTTGAGTTTTTTGAATCCATGGGCTTTAAGTGTCCTGAGAGGAAAGGCGTGGCTGACTTCCTTCAAGAA gTAACATCACATAAAGATCAAAAGCAGTATTGGGCACGTGAAAATGAACCTTACCGTATTGTCACAGTCAATGAATTTGTCGAGGCATTTGAATCATTCCATGTTCGAAGGGGGATTCAAGATGAGCTTGCAATTCCATTTGACAAGAGCAAGAGTCACCCAGCTGCTTTAACAACTCAAAAGTATGGTGTTAGAAATGAGGAACTCTTGAAAGCTTGCTTCTCCAGAGAATTGTTGCTTATGAAGAGGAATTCATTTGTCTACATTTTCAAGTTTATCCAG CTTACTATAGTGGCACTGATTGCATCAACGCTTTTTCTACGAACCAATATGCACCGCGATTCAGTAGAGGATGGAGGAATTTATGCCGGTGCTTTGTTCTTTAGCGTGATTGTAACTCTGTTTAATGGATTGGCAGAGCTTTCCATGACTATTGCAAGGCTTCCTGTTTTCTACAAGCAAAGGGACCTCCTCTTTTATCCTCCATGGGCGTATGCACTTCCAGCATGGATCCTCAAGATTCCCATTTCTTGTATAGAAGCTGCAGTATGGGTATTCATTACCTACTTTATCATTGGATTTGACCCAAATGTCGGAAG GTTGTTTAGGGAATACCTTCTGGTTGCATTGGTTACTCAGATGGCTTCTGCATTATTCCGATCTATCGCAGCAATGGGCAGGAGCATGGTTGTTGCTAACACCTTTGGTTCATGTGCACTGCTCACACTTTTTGCACTGGGAGGGTTTGTCCTGTCAAGAg CGGATATAAAAAAGTGGTGGATATGGGGCTATTGGATATCTCCCTTGATGTATGCTCAAAATGCAATAGTGGTTAATGAGTTTCTTGGGAAAAGTTGGAGCAAA GTTCTCGCAAACTCAACGGAAACACTGGGAGTAGCAGTTTTGAAGTCCCGTGGGTTCTTTACACATGCATATTGGTATTGGATAGGCGTAGGGGCAATGGTTGGATTTGTATTACTTTTCAACATCTGTTTCACATTGGCTGTTACTTACCTTAACC CATTTGGGAAGCCGCAGGCCATTAAAACAGAAGAATCTGAAAGCACTGAACACAATGACAGAACAGAAGAGGGCACTCAGTTACGACAAAGAAGAAATAACTCAACTCATGACACGGAGATAG AGTATGGGGATGAGATTAGAACTGGAAGTACCTTGTCGAATTCATCATCATTGGTGATAGACACTGCTGTCGAGGCCATCAAAAGCAGGCAAAAAGGAATGGTTCTTCCATTTGAACCTCATTCAATCACCTTTGATGAGGTTATATACTCTGTTGACATGCCACAG GAAATGAAGAGTCAAGGTGTCCTTGGGGATAAATTGGTGCTTCTGGAAGGTGTGAGTGGTGCTTTTAGGCCTGGTACTCTCACAGCTTTGATGGGAGTTAGTGGGGCTGGTAAAACTACTCTAATGGATGTGCTGGCTGGTAGAAAAACTGGGGGATATACAGAAGGGAACATTACAATTTCTGGGTACCCAAAGAAGCAAGAAACATTTGCCCGGATTTGTGGATACTGTGAGCAAAATGACATCCACTCCCCTCATGTTACTGTCTATGAGTCCTTGGTCTACTCAGCATGGCTTCGTTTATCCTCAGAAGTTCATTTTGAAACCAGACAG ATGTTCATTGAGGAAGTTATGGAGCTAGTGGAGCTCAAGCCATTGAGGCAGGCAATAGTTGGGTTGCCCGGTGTGAGTGGTCTCTCCACTGAGCAGCGCAAGAGGCTAACCATTGCGGTTGAGCTAGTGGCTAACCCCTCTATAATATTCATGGATGAGCCAACATCAGGGCTAGATGCAAGAGCTGCAGCAATTGTTATGAGAACTGTTAGGAACACAGTGGACACTGGAAGAACAGTTGTCTGCACTATCCATCAGCCGAGCATTGACATATTCGAAGCATTTGATGAG CTATTCCTTATGAAGCGTGGGGGACAAGAAATATATGTAGGGCCGCTGGGTCGCCATTCTCATCACTTAATCAAATATTTTGAG GGAATCCAAGGAGTCAGTAAAATCAAAGACGGTTATAACCCAGCGACTTGGATGTTGGAAATTACCAGTTCAGCACACGAAGCAGATTTGGGGGTTGATTTTGCTCAAATATTCAAAAATTCAGAACTCTATAG GAGAAACAAGGCACTAATCAAAGAACTGAGCACACCTGCTCCTAATTCAAAGGATCTCTATTTCCCTACTAAATACTCTCGTTCGTTTTTCATCCAATGCTTTGCTTGCTTATGGAAACAACATTGGTCATATTATCGTAACACGCATTACACTGctgtaaaaattttctttacggCTTTCGTGGCATTGTTGTTTGGGACAATGTTCTGGGACCTTGGCTCCAAAAT CTCAAAGCAGCAAGATCTATTTAATGCAATGGGTTCCATGTATGCTGCTGTGATTTTCCTCGGGGTCCAAAATGCTTCCACTGTGCAGCCAGTAGTGGCCATTGAACGAGTAGTGTTCTATAGAGAAAGGGCTGCTGGAATGTATTCAGCCTTGCCATATGCAATTGCTCAG GTTATGATTGAGCTGCCATATGTCTTTGTACAAGCAGTGGTGTATGGTGTTATTGTTTATTCAATGATTGGATTTCAATGGACTGTCGCCAAATTCTTTTGGtatctattttttatgtacTTCACTCTCTTGTACTACACCTTTTATGGTATGATGTCTGTGGCTGTGACACCAACACACCAAATTGCTTCCATTGTTTCCGCTGCGTTTTATGGAATATGGAACCTGTTTTCTGGATTTGTGATCCCAAGAACT AGGATTCCTGTGTGGTGGAGATGGTACTGCTGGATATGTCCAACAGCTTGGACTTTATATGGACTTATTGCATCACAGTTTGGAGATTTGAAGAACAAGCTCGACACAGGTTTAACAGTGGGAGATTTTGTGGAAAGCTACTTTGGTTATAGACATGACTTTTTGGGAGTGGTTGCAGCTGTGGTTGTGGGATTTGCAGTGTTCTTTGCATTTAACTTTGCCTTTGCTATCAGGACGTTGAATTTCCAAAAGCGATAG